The following nucleotide sequence is from Synechococcus sp. CBW1004.
CGCACCAACAACGCCGACGGCAAGCGGATCCGTCAGCGGCACCTGGTGGTGCATCCCTCTCAGAAACTCGAGGCACTCGAGCGGGTGCTCGAGGCCGAGCGCTCCGAAGGGGTGATCATCTTCGCTCGTACCAAGGCGGTCACCCTGACCGTGGCCGAATCGCTGGAAGCGCACGGCTACGAGGTGGCCGTCCTCAACGGTGACGTGCCCCAGGCCCAGCGTGAGCGCACGATCGAACGCCTGCGCGATGGCCGTGTCGATGTGCTGGTGGCGACCGACGTGGCCGCCCGCGGGCTGGATGTGGAGCGCATCCAGCTGGTGATCAACTACGACATCCCCTTCGATGGCGAGGCCTATGTCCATCGCATCGGCCGTACCGGCCGTGCCGGCCGCCGCGGTGAGGCGATCCTGTTCCTGACCCCGCGCGAACGGCGCTTCCTGGGTGGGTTGGAGCGGGCCGTCGGCCAGCCGATCGAAGCGATGGAGGTGCCCGCCAACGCCACGATCAACCAGCATCGTCTCGACCGCCTGCGCGAGCGTCTCACCGAGGCCCATCGCCAGGCGCCCGTGAGCGATGAGGAGCGTGCATTGCTCAGCGAGATCGTGCAGCGGGTGGCAAGCGAGCAGGGCTGCACCGGGGAGGAGCTGGCCATGGCTGCCCTGGCGCTCACCCTGGCGGGCCGACCGCTGTTGATCCAGGGGGAGGACCGTTGGACAGTCCCCCAGCGCTCAGCCCGCGAAGGCGGTCGCGAGGGGGTGCGTGATGGCGGCCGGGAGCGCGTCTCCCGCGATGGCTCCCGCCGGCAGGCACCGGAGCGTCAGGACGGCCCGCCCGAACCGCACATGGAGCGTTTCCGCATCGAGGTGGGCTGGCGCGATCGGGTCAAGCCGGGCAACATCGTGGGCGCCATCGCCAACGAAGCCGGTCTGCAGGGTCGCGCCATCGGTCGCATCCGCATCTTTGATGCCCACAGCACCATCGATCTGCCCCGTGGCATGCCTGAGGACGTCTTCCGCGACCTGCAGCGCCTGCGGGTCATGAACCGCGAACTTCAGATCTCCCGCCTCGACGCCTGAGGCGGGGACGGCTTCGTCCCTCCCTCCCCACGACAGCGCTTCATGGACCACGTTCTCCCTCCGAGGCGATCGAGACCCTCCCGGTGGCTCCTGTTGCCGGGAGCGGTGATCACCGCCCTGGCGCTGTCTGCGTCAACCCTGCTGGAGCGGCCCGCCAGGGCCGGCTCCACCATGGGGGCGATTGTGCGTGCGTTCTGTCTGTCCGCGTTTGAGAACGAAATGTCCCAGGCGGGGAGGACCCCGCCCCAGGGCATGGCCAACTTCGCCTGCAGCTGCGTCGAGGAACGGCTCCGCAGTGGGAATGCGCTGGAGTCCGCCAAGCGCGACTGCCGCCAGGCGACGGCCCGTCGCTATCCGATCTGACTCCACAGGGTGGGCAAGGCCCTGCGGGCCTGGCTCCTCTGTCTGTGTGCCACAGCCTGAGCTCAGGCGCACAGACCCGTCACCTCGCCGGTGGACATCTCGCAGAACTCCGCCAGTGACAGGCGCTCCACAGCCATGACGAGCGAGTGCTGCACCTCCACCGCTTCGCTGGCGACGAGGGCCTGCAGCAGATCGAATTGATCCTGGCGAGAGAGCTCGCCGTCCTCACACCAGGCGAGGCTCCAGGGAACGGGGGCCGTCATCACGGGGATCGCGGATCAGGATTTGCTGACATTGGGACAGTTTTGCGGATGGCGAGGCGATCTTCCGATTTGCTTCGCATCTGCTTCAAACCTCTTCACGCATGGCCCGCAACCCGGGCCGGCGAATCCCGGGTTGTAGGCTGGCTTCGATTCCAAGGCGTTCAGGCTCCCTTCGGCACGCCCAGCTCGCTGTGACCCTTCAGGGCTCGACCCTGCCTCCAGGCTTCGATCTCCGGCTTCACTGTTCAACTGGCTCCCTGGGACATCCCGGCAACAGACGAATCGCATTCGCTTTCAACAGTTCCAGGCTCCATTCATGACCATTTACGTGGGCAACCTCTCGTTCCAGGCCGAGCGGGAAGACCTCCTCGATCTCTTCGGCCAGTACGGCGAGGTGCGCCAGTGCAGCCTGCCCCTCGACCGTGAGACCGGCCGCAAGCGCGGATTCGCTTTCGTCGAGCTCGCCGACGACGCCTCCGAACAGAAGGCCATCGACGACCTCCAGGACGTGGAGTGGATGGGTCGCATGATCCGCGTCAACAAGGCCACCCCCCGTGAAGGCGGCGGCGGCGGCGGCGGTCGCGGCGGTTATGGCGGCGGCGGCGGCGGCGGTCGCTCCGGCGGCGGCGGTTATGGCGGCGGCGGTGGTGGTCGCAGCGGTGGTGGCGGCTACGGCGGCGGTGGCGGCGGTGGTTATGGCGGTGGCGGTGGCAACCGCTGGTGATCCGCTGACCAGCAACGACGATCCGGGGCTCTCCAGGCTGCTTCGGCGCCTGGAGCCCCATCGACGCACCCTGTGGCTGGCTTCCAGCTGCTCGGTGCTCAACAAGCTTTTCGATCTGGCGCCACCGGTCCTGATCGGCCTGGCCGTCGACGTCGTCGCCAGGCAGCAGACCTCCTGGCTGTCCAATTTCGGCTTCAGCACCGTTCCCGCCCAGCTGACGGTGCTGGCGGTGCTGACGTTCCTGATCTGGAGCGCCGAGTCGCTGTTCGAATATCTCTACGGCCTGCTCTGGCGCAACCTCGCGCAGACGGTGCAGCACGAACTGCGGCTCGAGAGCTACGACCACCTCCAGCATCTGGAGATGGCCTTCTTTGAGGCGGGCAGCAGTGGACGGCTGCTGACGATCCTCAACGATGACATCAATCAGCTCGAGCGCTTTCTCGATCACGGCGCCAACGAGATCCTGCAGCTGATCACCACCGTCCTGGCCGTCGGTGCAGCGATGCTGGTGCTCTCGCCGATGGTTGCGGGTGTTTCATTTCTGCCGATTCCGGTGATCCTGTGGGGCTCCCTGCGTTTCCAGCGCCGCCTGGCCCCTCGCTACGCCGAGGTGCGGGAGCGGGCAGGCGCGATCGCCTCCAGCCTGTCCAACAATCTCGGCGGCATGCTCACGATCAAGAGCTATGCGGCCGAGGCCTGGGAACTGCAACGTCTCGGGGAGGAGAGCCAGGCCTACCGGCTGAGCAACCGCCGTGCCATCCGTCTGTCGGCGGTATTCGTGCCGCTGATCCGTTTTGCGATCCTGTTCGCCTTTCTGGCGATTCTGGTGATCGGAGGCCTGCAGGCCTGGCGGGGCACCATCGCCATCGGCACCTACAGCTTTCTGGTGTTCGTCACCCAGCGGCTTCTGTGGCCGCTCACCACGCTGGGCCGCACCCTCGACGATTACCAGCGGGCGATGGCCTCCGCACGCCGGGTGCTCGATCTGCTCGACACCCCCATCGCCATTCCCAGCGGCGAGCGGCGGCTGGAGCCGGACACGGTGCGTGGCGAGCTGCGCTTCGAGTCGGTCACGTTCGCCTATGCCGATCGTCAGCCGTTGCTCGAGGGTCTCGATCTGCGGGTGCCGGCCGGCAGCACCCTGGGCATCGTCGGGGCCACCGGTTCGGGCAAGAGCACGATTGTGAAGCTGCTGCTGCGGCTCTATGAGCTTCAGGGCGGCCGCATCCTGCTCGACGGCGTGCCCATCCAGACGCTTGACCTGCGGGACCTGCGCCGCGCCATCGGCCTTGTCAGCCAGGAGGTGTTCCTGTTCCACGGCACGGTGGCGGAGAACATCGCCTATGGCAGCTTCGCCGCCAGCCGTGCTGCGATCGAACGCGCCGCCCTGCTGGCGGAAGCCGCCGCGTTCATCGAGGCTCTGCCCCACGGCTACGACACCGTGGTCGGGGAGCGCGGCCAGCGGCTGTCCGGCGGCCAGCGCCAGCGGATCGCCCTGGCGCGCGCCATTCTCAAGGATCCGCCGGTGCTGGTGCTCGATGAGGCCACCGCCGCGGTTGACAACGAGACCGAGGCGGCGATTCAACGCTCCCTCGAACGGATCACCGCTGACCGCACCACCGTGGTGATCGCCCATCGGCTCAGCACTGTGCGTCACGCCGACCGGATCGTGGTCATGGAGCACGGCCGCATCGTCGAGAGTGGCGATCACGACGGGCTGCTGCGCCGCGGCGGTGCCTATGCCGGGTTGTGGCGCGTCCAGGCCGGACTGAGGCCCGAGGAGGAGCTCCGCCTCTGATCGGCGGGGAACGGAGCGCCGTTCTCAGCCTGTTGCCGAAGCGTCTCAGGCTGAACATCGTCGTTCACAGACTGTGAACTAGTGTCTCGCGATGACATCACCCGTGGCCCCGCGCCCGATGCGGCCTCGTTCCCGTCAACCCTTTTCCGCTGCAGTCGGGCTGGCCATGCTGGTGGGCCTCGGCACCGGCCTGGTGCTGGCCCGGCCCCTGGCCGGTCTGCTCAGCGAGCCGGAGGGCAAGGATCAGTTCTCGCTCTCCAATCCCTTCTCCGCCTGGGGGCAGGGCATCGGTCGCCAGAACCTGCTGGTCCTCGGAACCGACGTGGGCGGTGGCAACACCGACGTGATCGCCGTGGTGCATGTCGCCGACGGTGTCACCAAGGTCACCCAGATTCCGCGCGACACCTACGTGGAGGATCCCCGCTTCGGGCCGGTGAAGATCAACGCTCTCTACAGCCTCGGTGGCGTTGACACCATCAAGGCGGAGCTCTCCACCCAGCTGAATCGATCGATCAAGCACCATCTGGTCGTCAATCTCGCCTCGATCCGGCGTATGGCTGATCAGCTGGGCGGCATCGAGGTGGATGTTCCGAAGCGGATGTTCTACGTCGATCGCAGCCAGGGGCTGTCCATCGACCTGCAACCCGGGGTCCAGACCCTGCGCGGGCGCGACCTGGAGGGCTTCCTGCGCTTCCGCCATGACGAGACCGGAGATCTCGGCCGCATGGAACGTCAGCAGCTGGCGCTCAAATCCCTGTTCCGCAAGCTCTCCGAGCCCCAGAACCTGGTCCGCCTGCCCGCCCTGCTGCTGGCGAACGGCAAGGACATCCAGACCGACCTCGGTCCGATGGAGCTCGGTGGGCTGATCACCAGCATGGGCGGCACCACCCTCAAGGCCCAGCGTCTGGATGGACGCCCCTTCGATCAGGGTGGCGTCAGCTACTGGGATGCCGACTGGGCCAGTGCTGATGAACCCCGGGGCAACGAGGCGGCTGAGGAGTCCTCCGCTGCCTCCCCTCCCGGCGGTTCCGGAGACGGCGAGCGTCCTCATCGCTTCCTTTTCTGAGCCGCGTGCTTCTCGCCCCGGTGCAGGTTGTCAGGATCCTCCTCGGGGACCATTGGCCTGCTCGCCGATTCGGAACCATTGCCGTTTCCCTCGTCGCCGTTGCTGCGATCCGAGAGGGTGATCAGGGCCAGCAGCAGGGCCAGCAGCGCCAGCAACGGGCTGGAGGCGGCCACCGTCACACCCAGGGCGGCGGTGAACCAGATCGAGGCGGCGCTGCTGAGTCCCTTCACCTCCGGTTTGCCGTTGTGGCGCGAAGGACGGGGGGTGAGGATCTCGCCGGCGCCCAGAAAGCCCACCCCGGTTGCCACCCCCTGGATGACGCGGCTGCGGGCCTGAGGATCGGATCCGGCCGCCATCACCATCAGGGCGGCGCTGAGTCCCACCAGCACATGCACGCGCAGCCGGTTGGGATGGGGCGTCGCGCCGTGATGGGCACGGTTGATCCCCACCGCCATCCCGCAGAGCACCGCCAGGCCCATGCGCAGCAGCGCTTCGATGTCGGGAGTGAGCTGCAGGATCATGGAGGAGATGGCGACCACAGGACCACCCGAAGACCGGGGATGCCGGGGTAGCGGCCCGGTTGGCCCGGGCGGTGAGCCGTTCCAGGGATGGCTGCCATCGTGACAACAGCTGGCATCGTGGCAAGTCCGGGGCGGCGGCGCTTTGCTGGCGTGGCCCGGCCAACGATCGGCTACGGAAGGCGCTGAAGTGACTGCCGATCTGCTGCGCAACACGCTCAAGCTGGCCACTGCCGCCTTCCTCACTGCCGCGATCGCGGTCTGGAGCGAGCGGATCGCCTACGTCTGGTACCCCCTGCTGGCGGTGATCATTGTCGTGGATGACAACGACGATCACACCCTGGAGGCCGCCACCGGCCGGATCATGGGCACCGTGCTGGGTGGCCTGATCACCTTCCTGGTCCATACCGTCCTCAGCGGTTGGATCGGGGTGCTGGTGTCGATGCTGCTGATGGTTCCGGTGCTGCAGTTGCTCGGTTGGCAGAGCGCCCTGGGAACGGCGGGCATCACCAGCATCATGTTTCTGATGATCCCCACCCACGTCGCGCTGAACTGGGACTACGTGTTCAACCGTGGTCTCGATACGGTCGTGGGCTGCCTCGTCGGGATCGGGGTGGGGTTGCTGTTCTGGCCACGCAACGCCCGGTCGCAGATGGAACAGGCGGATGGGCACCTGCGCCGCCAGATCGCCGACCAGCTGCAGCGCTACCGCGACTGGCTGGAGCGGGGCCACAGCCGGCCGGCTCCCCTCGATCCGGCGCCACTGACCAGTGATCTGCAGCGGCTGGAGCAACTGCTGGCCCAGGAGCAGGCTGGGCCCCGCCGCCATGCGCTGCAGCAGGGCCGCTGGGAGCAGCGGTTGCGGCTGTGGCAGCTGACGCACTTTCACTGGGTGGCCTGGGAACGGCTTCTGGCGGAGCTGCCTGAGGAGGAGATTGCGGCGTCTGAGCCGTTGCGCCAGGTCGTGCTGACCCTCGGGCAGCAGCTGCTGGGTGAGCCTCGGCCGCCGCCGCCGCGGCAGCCACAGCAGTGGCGCCAGCTGGCCGCCGGGCGTCAGTTGCCGCTGCTGCCCCTTCTGGCGCTGGCTGAGGAGTGGCGGCCGCTGCATGCCTGCCTGGGCGGACTACACCGCACCGCCACGACGTGATCAACCGCACCGCCCTGCGCACCGCCGTCACCACCGGCCTGGCGAATGCCTTCGCCAGCCTGTCGGGGGTGCAGGACAGCCAGTACGCGCCGCTGGCGGTTCTGTCAGTGGCCACGGGGAGCTACGGGGGCGCCCTGCAGCTCGGCCGCCAGCGCCTGCTCGGCACGGCCCTGGGCGCGGCGTTGTTGCTGGTGGGCTACGAGGGACTCAAGGAGCTGCCGCTGCCGCTCGGGCTTGCCATCACCCTCGGCGGCTTGCGGCTGCTGGGAGGCCTGCTGCAGCTGAAGGTGGGCTACAAGGTTGGCGGCATGATCATCGTGATGGGCTGGCTGGTGCATGAGGGCAGCCTGGCCAGCTGGCTGCCGCTGCGCTTCTTCTGGATGGCCTTCGGGGTGCTGTTCACCCTGCTCAGCCTGCGGCTGTTCTGGCCGGCTCGCGGCCGCGACCAGATCTTCTCGGCCTACGCCAATCTGCTGGCCCAGCTGCAGCTGGCGTTGTGTCAGCTGGCGGATGGGCTCCTGGCGGATGACCTCCAGGCCGGGAGCATGGAGGGCGAAGGCCCGCCGCTGCGGGTCGCTTCTGCAGGCGAGGATGCCCAACGGGCCCACCCGGTGCGCTCCCGGGCCCTCCAAAGGCAGTTGCAGGCGGCGCGGAGCCTCAGGCCGATCCTGCTGCAGGAACTGGGGACGCGGCCCGGCCGCCATCCCGCTGCCCTGCTGCTCGCCAAGCTGGACGCCACGGCGTCGCGGCTGGTGACCCTGGTGCGTGCCATGGAGCGCTCCGCTCCCGCCCCGTTGCCCCCGGCGCTGCTGCAGCCTCTCCATCGCGCCGAAAGCGACCTTCTCCGTGCCATGGCCGCGCAGCTGCAACTGTGGGAGCAGCGCATCCGCAGCCGGTCGCCTCACCATCACGGCGGCCTCGGCCTCCCCGAGCCGCCCCTGCAGGGGATGCGGCTGCCCAGCAGCTGGCAGCAGGTGGATCAACGCCTCAATGACCCGGCTCTCGACAGTGCCGGCAGCGAACGGCTGGAGCGCGTCGCCGTGCGCCTTTCGCTCTGCCGCCAGGCCGAGCGGGCCATCCGCGATGGCGAAGCCAGCTGGCGCATCATTCTCCAGCGACCCTGATTGGAAGGCCGAAGGCGAACAGTCCTTCCTGACTGCCGCGGATCCGCGCTCCGCCACTTTGGGCCTTCACTGGCTTCCGCTGGCAGCTGTCTGGCGTCAACGATGGTGCTTCACCGCCCCCCATCGCTGTGAATCTCCTGCGCCAGGGCTTCCGCCAGGGCCGGCAGGCTCGAGAAGGCGCCACTGGCTCCGGCCAGCACCCACAGCCCCGCTGCCACCCTCGCGCTCATGGGACATCCATCGCTGCAGTAACTCACCGGTATGAGCTGGAAGCGTCCCCGCGACGCCAGGGCGGGATCCAGCCGCGCCAGCTCCTGGCGCAGCAGGCGCTCCAGCCAGGGTGCATCGGGTTCGCCCTCGTCACCACCGAGGGCATCGCCGGGTGGCAACCAGCTGATCTGCCCGGCCAGCAGCCCGTTCCCCCACGGAGCCAGTCCCACGTCCACCACCCAGCGCCGGCCGCCGTGGGCGTGCCCCAGCCGTTCCAGGCCCGGCCGCTGCAGGTGGCGCGGAAACACCAGCCAGCCGCGCTGAACCGCCCTCAGCCAGGGACCCTCACCCTGCCGGTGCCTCTCCACCAGCACCCCCGCCCAGCTGCAGCGCAGCCGATCGGTCAGGGCGGGCCAGAGACCGCGAGAGGCCGCGCCGGCCGCCAGCAGCACCCGCCGCCGTTCCAGCCTGCTGCCGTCCCGCAGTTGCAGAGACCAGCCTTTGCCTCGGGATTCCAGCCTGCGGACCGGTTGCTCCCGTCGCTGGACCCTCGCCCGCCTCAGCGCTCCAGGCAGTGCCTCCGCCAGAGCCACCGTGTCGACGCGTGAGAAGGGAAGCGGCACCGGCAGGGGTGGCAGTCGCGCCAGGAGGCCATCCAGCGGCCGATCCCCCATCCGTGCCATCCAGGTCCGGTGATCCCGAGCCCCGGGAGCCGAACCGGGCCTGGGTGCCAGCCCGTGGGTGACCACGGCGCTGGTGTGCCATCCCAGGGGGCCATGGAAGGCCTCCAGCTCCCGCCAGCGCTCCGCGGCAGCAACCCCGGCCACGGCTCCGTAGCTGAGCGCGGTGGCTGCCGGCAGGTCATCGGTGCTACACGGCGGCCCGATGAGTTCAACGGCCATGCCGCGTCGGGCCAGGGCCAGGGCCGACAGGGACCCCGCCAGACCGGCCCCGATCACCGCCACCGGGACGGAATCCGGAACCGGGGCCGGATCGCCGGAGGCCGCCATCAGCGCCTTCCTCAGATCTGAAGGGTGAACGAGGTGATCACCCGCTCGAACAGCTCCTGCACCTTGGGCCAGCGCACCTCGTTGGTGCTGGCGGCGAAGGTGTAAAGCCGGCCGCGGTCACTCACCACCGTGGCCAGTTCGTGGCGATCACGGTCCGCCAGATGCACGGCGTATTCCAGGTCATAGAAGATGTGGCCGCCCTGCTCCCGTTCGCGCGCCTCCACCAGTTCGGCGGAACGGCCGCTGCCCTCCGGGGCGATCACCACCCGCCGCAGCGTCTCGCCCACCGCGACGGCGCTGCCGAGGTTCTCGACATCGCGATCGGGCTTCACCTCGGAGATCACCAGGCTCAGTGTCTCGTCGCTGTTGATCAGGTCGTGGAACACCACCTGGGGCCCGTTGCTCACCTGCACGCGCGTCCAGCCGGTGGGATAGAGGAAGGCGTAGCGGCCATCGGGGCTGCTGAAGGAATTGAGGCCCGCGGCGGCGGCGCTGCAGGCCCCCAGCCCCACTGCCAGGACGCAGAGCAGGACCAGACTGAACAGCAGGCGCGGCAGCCGGCTCCAGGAGGCATTGAGGCGTGCGGCGAGACCCATGGCGGCGCGTCGGATGGGCCGCATTCTCCCCCGGCCGCGGACCCACCCGTCGGGAGGACCTCGCGGCCTGTCCGGTTCCGGGCAGTCCAGGGTGGGGTTCCGCTCTGTCCGGGGTTCTGCCTGACGTGAGGCTGCCCAGCGGCCGGAGCGGATGGTTGCCGCATTCGGCAGACTGGGCCGCGTCAGGCGCCCGCCCCCACTCCTTGGCTCTACGGACTCGCGCTCTGACTCTGGCCCTGGCCGGCCTGCTGCC
It contains:
- a CDS encoding ABC transporter ATP-binding protein, whose protein sequence is MAVAVATAGDPLTSNDDPGLSRLLRRLEPHRRTLWLASSCSVLNKLFDLAPPVLIGLAVDVVARQQTSWLSNFGFSTVPAQLTVLAVLTFLIWSAESLFEYLYGLLWRNLAQTVQHELRLESYDHLQHLEMAFFEAGSSGRLLTILNDDINQLERFLDHGANEILQLITTVLAVGAAMLVLSPMVAGVSFLPIPVILWGSLRFQRRLAPRYAEVRERAGAIASSLSNNLGGMLTIKSYAAEAWELQRLGEESQAYRLSNRRAIRLSAVFVPLIRFAILFAFLAILVIGGLQAWRGTIAIGTYSFLVFVTQRLLWPLTTLGRTLDDYQRAMASARRVLDLLDTPIAIPSGERRLEPDTVRGELRFESVTFAYADRQPLLEGLDLRVPAGSTLGIVGATGSGKSTIVKLLLRLYELQGGRILLDGVPIQTLDLRDLRRAIGLVSQEVFLFHGTVAENIAYGSFAASRAAIERAALLAEAAAFIEALPHGYDTVVGERGQRLSGGQRQRIALARAILKDPPVLVLDEATAAVDNETEAAIQRSLERITADRTTVVIAHRLSTVRHADRIVVMEHGRIVESGDHDGLLRRGGAYAGLWRVQAGLRPEEELRL
- the psbP gene encoding photosystem II reaction center PsbP, translated to MGLAARLNASWSRLPRLLFSLVLLCVLAVGLGACSAAAAGLNSFSSPDGRYAFLYPTGWTRVQVSNGPQVVFHDLINSDETLSLVISEVKPDRDVENLGSAVAVGETLRRVVIAPEGSGRSAELVEAREREQGGHIFYDLEYAVHLADRDRHELATVVSDRGRLYTFAASTNEVRWPKVQELFERVITSFTLQI
- a CDS encoding MgtC/SapB family protein — its product is MILQLTPDIEALLRMGLAVLCGMAVGINRAHHGATPHPNRLRVHVLVGLSAALMVMAAGSDPQARSRVIQGVATGVGFLGAGEILTPRPSRHNGKPEVKGLSSAASIWFTAALGVTVAASSPLLALLALLLALITLSDRSNGDEGNGNGSESASRPMVPEEDPDNLHRGEKHAAQKRKR
- a CDS encoding RNA-binding protein — its product is MTIYVGNLSFQAEREDLLDLFGQYGEVRQCSLPLDRETGRKRGFAFVELADDASEQKAIDDLQDVEWMGRMIRVNKATPREGGGGGGGRGGYGGGGGGGRSGGGGYGGGGGGRSGGGGYGGGGGGGYGGGGGNRW
- a CDS encoding LCP family protein, with the translated sequence MRPRSRQPFSAAVGLAMLVGLGTGLVLARPLAGLLSEPEGKDQFSLSNPFSAWGQGIGRQNLLVLGTDVGGGNTDVIAVVHVADGVTKVTQIPRDTYVEDPRFGPVKINALYSLGGVDTIKAELSTQLNRSIKHHLVVNLASIRRMADQLGGIEVDVPKRMFYVDRSQGLSIDLQPGVQTLRGRDLEGFLRFRHDETGDLGRMERQQLALKSLFRKLSEPQNLVRLPALLLANGKDIQTDLGPMELGGLITSMGGTTLKAQRLDGRPFDQGGVSYWDADWASADEPRGNEAAEESSAASPPGGSGDGERPHRFLF
- a CDS encoding aromatic acid exporter family protein; protein product: MTADLLRNTLKLATAAFLTAAIAVWSERIAYVWYPLLAVIIVVDDNDDHTLEAATGRIMGTVLGGLITFLVHTVLSGWIGVLVSMLLMVPVLQLLGWQSALGTAGITSIMFLMIPTHVALNWDYVFNRGLDTVVGCLVGIGVGLLFWPRNARSQMEQADGHLRRQIADQLQRYRDWLERGHSRPAPLDPAPLTSDLQRLEQLLAQEQAGPRRHALQQGRWEQRLRLWQLTHFHWVAWERLLAELPEEEIAASEPLRQVVLTLGQQLLGEPRPPPPRQPQQWRQLAAGRQLPLLPLLALAEEWRPLHACLGGLHRTATT
- a CDS encoding FAD-dependent oxidoreductase, producing MAASGDPAPVPDSVPVAVIGAGLAGSLSALALARRGMAVELIGPPCSTDDLPAATALSYGAVAGVAAAERWRELEAFHGPLGWHTSAVVTHGLAPRPGSAPGARDHRTWMARMGDRPLDGLLARLPPLPVPLPFSRVDTVALAEALPGALRRARVQRREQPVRRLESRGKGWSLQLRDGSRLERRRVLLAAGAASRGLWPALTDRLRCSWAGVLVERHRQGEGPWLRAVQRGWLVFPRHLQRPGLERLGHAHGGRRWVVDVGLAPWGNGLLAGQISWLPPGDALGGDEGEPDAPWLERLLRQELARLDPALASRGRFQLIPVSYCSDGCPMSARVAAGLWVLAGASGAFSSLPALAEALAQEIHSDGGR
- a CDS encoding DEAD/DEAH box helicase, whose protein sequence is MTIQGDALAGATVRGAAMPETVVAATAQVDDSSLQCGDVSMSTPQAPVEHPQGAGSPDIAPDLLLDSAHTEPTASSGSLPASDAENGSLPAVHGEAMAAPVADDVQAEPISGVASEPAADGPAAGFAPFGLGDDLLRGLADLGFQTPSPIQQAAIPELLLGRDLVGQAQTGTGKTAAFSLPLLHRLDPQQRTPQVLVLTPTRELAIQVADAINSYAAHLSRVRVAAIYGGSDFREQIQQLRRGVQIVVGTPGRVMDHMRQNTLDLSGLRTLVLDEADEMLRMGFIDDVEWVLEQLPAERQVVLFSATMPREIRALSHRYLREPAEVTIRTNNADGKRIRQRHLVVHPSQKLEALERVLEAERSEGVIIFARTKAVTLTVAESLEAHGYEVAVLNGDVPQAQRERTIERLRDGRVDVLVATDVAARGLDVERIQLVINYDIPFDGEAYVHRIGRTGRAGRRGEAILFLTPRERRFLGGLERAVGQPIEAMEVPANATINQHRLDRLRERLTEAHRQAPVSDEERALLSEIVQRVASEQGCTGEELAMAALALTLAGRPLLIQGEDRWTVPQRSAREGGREGVRDGGRERVSRDGSRRQAPERQDGPPEPHMERFRIEVGWRDRVKPGNIVGAIANEAGLQGRAIGRIRIFDAHSTIDLPRGMPEDVFRDLQRLRVMNRELQISRLDA
- a CDS encoding FUSC family protein, translated to MINRTALRTAVTTGLANAFASLSGVQDSQYAPLAVLSVATGSYGGALQLGRQRLLGTALGAALLLVGYEGLKELPLPLGLAITLGGLRLLGGLLQLKVGYKVGGMIIVMGWLVHEGSLASWLPLRFFWMAFGVLFTLLSLRLFWPARGRDQIFSAYANLLAQLQLALCQLADGLLADDLQAGSMEGEGPPLRVASAGEDAQRAHPVRSRALQRQLQAARSLRPILLQELGTRPGRHPAALLLAKLDATASRLVTLVRAMERSAPAPLPPALLQPLHRAESDLLRAMAAQLQLWEQRIRSRSPHHHGGLGLPEPPLQGMRLPSSWQQVDQRLNDPALDSAGSERLERVAVRLSLCRQAERAIRDGEASWRIILQRP